TTTGCAACCTACTTACCAGAAACAGGGCCCATACCGCCTGTTTCGCCGATTCCCGTTTTTATGGGAAGGTTTACGCAAGGGGAAACTTCTCATTCAACCTTTAACTACCCACACGATTTAACTCATAGTTCAGTAGGTGGTGGCGGAAACCCAATGGATGCCGCTTCAGGACCACAGTTTTATGTCGTCCCTGATGACAGATCGCTGGTTGCTTTCAACGACCCCAATGATCGCACTAGTGGGGTCTCTTTCAACAGCAATGGTCCGAGAAGATCGGAGGACTTGGTTCTATCAAATGTGATTTCGTTCGATGTGAAAGTTTTTGATGATGCTGCGGGCATTTTTGTTGATATAGGCGGCCCCGCTGCAAACACATTTTCTACAGCCAAAAACCAAAATGGTAACGCTGGCAATTTACAATACAATAATATTTTTGATACCTGGCATCCCAGTGCTGATGTGGGAGGCGACCTTGATGCCCCTTATCCGTTAATTTCCCCCTATGATGTGACTAATGTGGATGTTGATTCGGGGACTGCCGGAACACAACTCCCAACGCCAAATCCGCTGAGGGCAATCCAAATTATCATACAGTATAAAGATGTCTCTTCTGGACAATTGCGACAGATTTCTTTAATTCACCCGTTGCGCAAATAGGTGAATTAGTAACACAGATAGCATTCTTAAGACATTCGGATAGGCCGCGGCTAGTCTTTAACAATGGGAGGTTTTCATGAAACGGATTAGACCTATACAACATCAAACGGGAATCAGAGTTTCCGTTCGTCGTGGTTCGACATTGCTGATTGTGATCGCATTATTGGCCATGCTGTCTCTGTTGGGCGTTGTCTTTTACACCTTTTCCGCTCAGGAACGCACCAGCGCAGAATATTTTGCAGAGGCATCCCTGAATGTTGATGATATTGGCTTCAATCCAGACGTCTATTATGACTGGGCACTTGAGCAATTAATAATTGGCCCGGGAAAAGATAAAAAATTATATAACAGCGCGCTTTGGTCACGGCGGCATTCCATGATTCCCAATATGTTTGGAATGGACCATACCAATGATAAAATTTCCGATGCGCATCCTTATTCAGGCGAAGGCATCAATCTAATTTTAAATTCATCAGCAGCTCCCGCTGTTGACCAGGATTATAATGGAACACCCGACAATGCCTTTCTCCTGAACTATAACCTTTCCCCTGCGGCACAGGAAACAGTGATCAATAGCTGGACCGGTTATCCTGAAATTGATGTGAATTACACAGCACCCGATATTAATAATATGTTCCTGGCTTATAATGGTTTTGTACCAGGTCCAAACTGGCCTGCCAATCCGGATGATTTCAAGCAGGTGATCATTCCTTCCTTTCATCGGCCACAATACTTAAGAACGTCGGCTGCCCCTGTGACTGATTGGTATGTGAATTCGACTTATGCAAAAAGAGTATTTCGCCCCCATGCCGACCATGTTTTTGTGCCGAAGACGGGAGTCGCTTCCTCAACGCCACGATTTGACCCGGCTCTGTTTCCAGGTGTTCCCCTTGATGGTGTGGGCGTAACATCAACGGGAAAAATGGGGATCTGGACCGGTGATGGTGATACCGAATATTTTCTGGATGTTGACAATGACGGAGACGGAATTCGTGAAGGGATCTGGATGGATCTGGACTTTCCCCCTATCGAGAATCCCTCGATTCCGGGTTCATATGTGATTCCCCTCTTCTCATTTACGGTCTATGATTTGGATGGTTTGATCGGTCTGAATACGGCTGGCAACATGCGTCAGCCCGGAGGTGGTTCTCCTACATCCCAGCAAGTCGACCTGAATTATGCAGGCTCTGGTGGTAAGTTTGGAGACAATGAAACAGGATCTGGTCCGAATCAATTTTTATTCCTCTCTCGGTCTAATCTGGGGCTTTCCTCACCAGGAGAAATCAATCCTCAATATGCCTTGTATGCTCAGCCACCAACGACTTTACCATTAAATGCGGTGGAACAACACAGAAACTTTTTTGGAGACTACCCAAGCAGTTGGGCAGAACTTTCCAACATGGAATACTTTTTCCTGAAATTTGGTCGCCCTATTTTTTCTTCTGGTCTTCCAGCTAACACGACAGGAACATTTGGAAACGTCACGGATCTCGCTGCAGGAGTTTGGGGGGAAACAAATCTACTTTATAATGCACAACGGCCAAGCACAGGCAGTCAAATATCAATAAGTTCTTTTCCACGTCCTGGAAAAGCAGGAGTCGACGATAATAATGACCGCTTCGAAGGAAGTCATAAAGATGGAACTCTGCAGACGTTTGCCGGCACTATGGGGGTCAACGTCCCCGGCTATGGTTCTCCGATCAGCTTTAATGGCGCGGGCCGTGGAAATAAAGTAGGTTCGGGGGCCGGTGATTACCGGCAGCCGGATTTGCGAAACGGAGGTTTTGGAGGCCCTGGAATATGGCCTCATTACACGAATCAGGAAGTGGCAAATCCCAACTCTAGCCCGTTTGTACGCTGGCCCGCTTCACTCTTTAGCTCATCCGTCGCGAATGAGTCTATTTTGACTGACGATGCTGATGAAATTATTGTGAATCGAGACGAAATTGATAGCGTCAACGATACAATTCTCGGACCAGACGAACTAGCGTTTTTGCACCTTTCCGGCAGCGATATTACCAATGCCGGGGTGACGTCACGTCTGGGAACATTGCTGCCGTATAACTTTGGGAGTAGTAGCAAGGCACAGGAAATTCGTAAAAAATTTACCACAATCAGCTGGGATCGAAAGCAATTCGGGAAATCAAAAGTACCCGGTTTCCGAAATTGGGAAACAGCAAGTAGTGCATTTCCTCCGACCTTTGGAGGCACTGATCCGTTTCGACCGGAGTTGCGTGCATTATTGTCACTGTCACTGGGAGGCATTAATCAAAATCTCATCCAGCAAAAGTTGAATGTCAATGAACTGCTTGTCTATGAAGAAACAACGCTCGCCTTCCGTCCGCTGACACCTCATCCCGGAGAAGATTATAATGAGAATGGTATATTAGATGGGACTGAAGACCTGAATCAAAACGGCGTACTCGATGCACTTACATCCACAGAGATCAACCAGTCTTGGGGTTCAGGCACATTGCCAAGTTATCCACCGACTAACGCTGAGCAAAAAGAGTTCTGGGCACGCTATGATCGCCAGAGAATGGCCCGAGATATTTATGTTCTGCTTTATGTTCTGGGAGGGGGCAAAAACATAGACTATTCACAGGATAACTCGTCAAATGCGCTTTATACCGATGCCGAAATGAAACAAATGGCGCAGTTTGCTGTCAACATGGTTGATGCATTGGATCGCGATGATGTACTAACGCGGTTTGAGTATGATACGAATCTGAGTGATGGTTGGGGGCTCAATGATAATCCTTATCAAAACACTAGCGACACCGATCGTGCTGAAGTATGGGGAGTCGAAGCGCAGAAATTGACGTTGAGTGAATTTATTCTCGTCCAGTGCGATGACCAAATGAGCGATCATGCAGTGACGCAGTTTCCCGATGATAAAGTTGATGGGTCTGATCGCGAGCGATTTTTCACCGCCATCGAGTTACGTAATAACAGTCCTGCTGAGGTGTCTTTTGGGACAGAGGGAAAATGGAGAATCGGCCTGGAAGTAGATGGAAGCGTCCGCACCTATGCCATTCCCAAAAATAGAAAAGTCGCCGCTGGTGGGTTATTCACACTGCTAAGCACAAATGCTGCCGACACGTCCAATGGCAGCGATCCTTACAGTGAATTTCGCGTAGACCTGAATGGAAATAGTGATTTTAATGATGCTGGCGAGCAGATTATTCCATCCGTCGCGATTGCTGGCACAGCCAAAATTGATATTGTCAATGATCAGGCAACCACCAACTCGCTCGTCACCGTTCTAGATAGCAGTTCTACTGATCTTACGGGGACTACAGGCAGCTTTCTGGATAGCGCCCGGACTGAGTTGAGTGCCACATCGTCAGACATCAAAGTAAAACTGTATCGCAAAGCGCACCTGGGGCGCAATACTTATCTTTCTGCGGGAGTCCCGGTTCCGGATCCCGATAACCCATGGGTTCTGGTCGATGAGATGGCGGTTCCCAAAAGTGAATTTAGCCTGACAATGGATACCGCCATGGAGGCACAAGCTCAACTTGACCGAAATGCCATGAAGAGCCAGGAACGCTCACAACCATTGTATAAACGTAATGATAACTTAAATACGATCGGTACCGGTAATAATATTCGAAATACCATCGGTCAAAAAAATTCTCGTACCACCGCGACTTACTTTGATACATGGCAGCCGCACTTCGATCGGAACTTTGCCTCCATAGCCGAGTTGTTGTCGATCCCATTATGCGGACCTGATAAAGTGACAGAACAACTGGTAACAGTTGGTGGTTATATGGCTCGAAACAGTGCTGCAGGTACCGATCCGGAAATTGGGGACATTGATACTGATGATATCAATGTCGCAGGAATACAAAAATTTCTTGACCCCGATGGTCCGGATGATTCCGCAACGACTGATGACGACAATCGCTGGTATCGTTTATTCGAATATATCGAAGTTCCTACACGCCTGCATCGCCACCTCGGTAATCCATTGGAAGCGCCACGTGTCGCTGGGAAACTGAATTTAAATACCATCAGGCACCCGTCTGTTTTGGCCGCCCTGATTGATGATATGGGAACCGTCGCGAATACAACCAGCACGGCGTTGAATATTGCGAATTATACAACAGATGTAACCGGTACGAGATCACATCATCCAAGGCTCTCAGACAGAACGGTTGCTCCGCGAGACTGGTGGCTGGAATATCTGCTTTCCAGGGACAGCGTCACGACAGACTCGACGAGTGGCGCATTTAAAATGCTGAGTATTGATGCTTCCGGAAATTTGGTGCAAGATTCAACACGGGCTTCACAGACAGGGTATATTATTCCCGGTTTACCAGGCACGCGTCCTTTCAAAAGTCTGGATACGCTTGCGACAAACGGGCCAGTCAGCACTTTGCGTGAAAATGGTATTTTGCGAAGTTTGCCTCTGGATTTGCAGGACCCCGCTAAAATCAATAACCCCCGAGGGCTGTTTGAAGTGGCTTCCTGGAATGAACATGCAGCCACTTCTTCAGCGCCTAAAGTGGATTACTTCACGCGCAATCGAATTTTATCAAAAATAATGGGGAATACGACGACCCGCAGTAATACATTTATTGTGTTTGTATCGGTGGCCCTTTTTGATGCCGATGGTCCCGGGTTGACGGTTAATGATGGCGTTGTGCAGATTGGTGCCCGCTCGAACGGTAGTTCAGTGAATGAACCCGATTATCGTGGTTTCTTTGTCATCGATCGAACAAGGGCCGAAGATGCATTTAACGGGACCTCTGAGAAGTTTGAAAACTGGAGACGATTGATACGTTATCGTCTCCATATTCAATAGGTGAAATCGTGCGTACAGTTTTTTCTGATCGGCATAATATAGAAATCAGGCATAATCATTAAATCAGTTACAGGAGAAAGGGGAAAGCCATGTTGCCTTAGTTGTAAACTCTGGTTGCGGGCCGTGCAGCGGAGATTGTGGGACATGGATGTTTGAAACGTCTATTACTATAGATGGGATTTTAGCGGGATTCCTCTGGTTTCCTGATGAATGAAACTGTTTTTGAGTTTGTTTTTGATACTTGACCACAAGTAATATATAATCTGTTTGAACCGTACTTTAGTGAGGAGAAGGACCATGAAAACTTTAAGAATCAAACAAAAGCTGCAACGGCGTAAAGGCTTTACGCTGATCGAACTGCTGGTGGTGATCACCATCATCGGCATCCTGGTTTCGCTGACTCTGCCAGCGATCCAAAGTGCCCGCGCCTCAGCCCGAAAGCTGACCTGTCTGAATAACATGCGAAACGTCGGATTGGCCGTCGTCAACTTTTCATCCGGTGCCAACTCACAGTTGCCACTCCTGGTTGATCCCAACATTGAAACCGATCCAGCCGGAACTCGTCCCAATGACGGGAATGACAACCTTTCTTGGTGTACGACCATCTTACCATTCCTCGATGCAGTCGGTTTTCGGCAACGATGGGATACGGTCGCTAATGTCGCTTCACAGGACGCTGCAACACCAGCTCAAATTCAGGCCCTCATAGATTTAAACAACACCCGCTTTCCCGTTTTCACTTGCCCCGACGACCAGTTCAACAACGACTTAGGGGCACTGTCCTACGCAGTGAATGTAGGTTATGTCACAGACAACTATAATGCTACTGGTGTGGGGTATGCTGCTACAACACCTACAACCGGTGTTGGACATCACCCTCTGGGAGATACTGCACTGGACGGAGCCGTCACTAGTTTGGCTAATGCACCGATCAAATTTGGAACAGGTGTCTTCTGGCGTCCTTATTCTTCGCGGATGTCTCTGGACTTTATTTCCGCCGCGGATGGTCTGACCCAGACCCTGATGTTAAGTGAAAACCTTCAAGCAGGAGAATGGGCTGACCAGGGTACAGGAAGTCTCGGGTTTGGTATCGATATGGAAGGATTACCTATGGCAGCCGGATCTCTGAACTTATCAACCGCTTCTCCCACATTCAATCTGCAGAATAGTGTGACTGGCAATGATTCTCGCATTGGTTCCAACCTGACTGCAGGAAAAGGACAGGCTTGGCGGCCGAGTTCCAACCACCCCAGTGGTGCCGTGAATGTGATCTTCTGCGATGGCAGTGGAAAATCACTGACACCTCAGATGGATGGCGGCGTTTATGCCCGTCTGTTGACCCCCGCTGGTCTGCGTTATGGCCAGGCTGTTGTGGATGGAACATCCTTCTAATCCAAGGAAGCTGATCGCAACCACGGTTTTGAGTCTTTCTCAAAACGGTTCAAACTGACTGACACCAGGGCCTCAGGGTCCTGGTGTTTTTTTGCGCTCTTACCATGAGGGAGAATGAGATGCAGCAACAACGTACCCCACGCACACTACCAAAACGAAACGGGTTTTCTCTGCTCGAACTGCTGGTGGTGATCGTCGTCATCAGCATTCTGGTGTCGTTGACTCTGCCGGCAATTTATCGGTCCAGTTGTGGATCAAGCAAAATTACATGCCTGAATAACATGCGGAACGTTGGCCTGGCAGTTGTCAACTTTTCATCGGGTGCCAACTCCGAGCTGCCACTACTGGTTGATCCCAACAAAGTCACAGACGCTGATGGAACCAATGCCAATGCACACCGGGATGACCTCTCCTGGTGCACGACGGTCCTGCCTTTCCTGGATCAGGTCCGTTTCCGTCAACGCTGGGATGCAACCGCCAGCCTCGCTGCTCAGGAGGGTGCCACGCCAGCGCAAATTCAAGCACTCACAGATTTGAATCAAACCCGGTTTCCCATCTTAACTTGCCCCGATGACCAGTTTAATTCCGATCCGGGTGCGTTGTCTTATGTCGTGAATGTGGGCTATGTCACAGCCCATTATAATTCGGCAAATGACTTTGCCCATCATCCTGCCAGCGTCGATGGGGGCCTGGATGGAGACCGTTCCACCACGGCTGATATCCCGGTCAAATTCGCATCCGGCGTCTTCTGGCGTCCGTATGAATCACGCATGTCGCTGGACTTCATTTCGGAAGCTGACGGCATGACCCAAACCCTGATGCTCTCTGAAAACCTGCAGGCCGGCGCCTGGTCAGATCAGGATACCGGCAATCTGGGCTTCGGCGTGGATATGCAAGGTGTCTTTCAAAGTGGAAGCACTTCACTTCGTCTGCCCTCTGGATTTGAGCTGAAGAATTCGGTTACCGGCACCGACTCACGCATTTGTTCGAATCTGACCGCGGCAAAAGGACAGGCCTGGCGACCCAGTTCAAATCACCCCAGCGGTGCCGTGAATGTGATCTTCTGTGATGGCAGTGGGAAATCTCTCATACCACAGATGGATGCCAGCGTGTATTCACGGCTGTTGACCCCCGCCGGTCAACGGTACAACCAGCGGGCCGTTGATGGAAGTGCTTTCTAACGAATCATGGTTCCCACAAAGTAACACCAGAGATCGAAAGGGCTCTGGTGTTTTTTTGTAGCTTCGAATAAGATATGTCTTCTTGTACACTTTTTGCTGCGATGGAGAGATCCTAAGCTTACTTTTGCAGTACCAAGAAAACCGTTCCCGAAGAGAGAGGAGACATAACTCTGTATAACGTCTCTTGACGAATCACCGGTAAATCGGATATGGAACGTTATAAAATTAGCAAATCTATCGGAGAGTCGCTTTGCGCCCCGGCACGGAGTCCGGAAAAGTGGTCTCTTCCCGCCTTTCAGGCACCAGGAAATCAGTGAGCTACAACTTGACTGTCAAACCGTTTACAGCCATAGTCGTGGTTCAAAGAAAAGTGAATTTGAAACCAGACTTAACCTCGTGATGAGTCACTAAATATAACCATTACATCTCAGGATAATATCATGTTCGACCCCTTATCAGGGCAGATGCCAACTCAGGCGAACCAGCGTGCCAGAAGTTATTCCCAGCAGCGTCAGATGGGGATTGGTGATCTCCTGTTGGACAACCGGATCATCTTTCTGGACAGTGTCATCAATGACGCCAGTGCGAATCTCATCGTGATGAAACTGCTCTATCTGCAGTCCGAAAATCGTCACCAGGATATTCATCTCTACGTCAATTCCCCCGGCGGTTCCGTGACATCGACGATGGCGATCTACGATACGATGCAATTCATCGAATGCGATGTCGCGACTTATTGTGTCGGTCTGGCCGCCAGTGGCGGTGCGATTCTGGTTGCCGGTGGTCAGAAGAATAAACGCTATATTTTGCCACACGCCAAAATGATGATTCACCAGCCTTACGGTGAAGTCGGCGGGCAGGTTTCCGACATTGAAATTCAGGCCAAAGACATCCTGGATACACGCGAAGTTTTGAATAAAATCCTGGCAGACCACACCGGGCAATCGATTGATCAAATCGCGTTGGACACGTCCCGCGATCGCTTCCTGACCTCTGCGGAATCCGTTGAATACGGTCTGGTAGACGAAGTGCTGGACCGCGACAAAGAAGATAAGAACAAAGAACAGAAGTAATCAACTGAGTCGGCAGAGACACTGTCGAATGATTATCAACCATCAAATTTATCATCAATTGAAGTGAGTGTTATATGACGGTCCTTACTCCCTATGTGATCGAAAAGAATGGCCGCGACGAACGCGCCATGGATATTTATAGTCGTCTGCTGCAGGATCGCATCGTGATGATGGGATCGCAGGTCAATGATCAGGTGGCACAAAGTCTGGTCGCACAACTTTTGTTTCTGCAGTTTGATGACCCGGAAGCAGATATTCATTTTTACATCAATTCACCCGGTGGTTCTGTCACCGCGGGAATGGCAATTTATGACACGATGCAGTACATCTCATGTGATGTTGCCACGTATTGTATCGGACAGGCTGCCAGTATGGGCGCCCTGTTATTGACCGCGGGCGCTCCAGGAAAACGGAACGCACTGCCCAACAGTCGCATCATGATTCACCAGCCACTGGCGGGCATGCAGGGGACTGCAACCGACCTGGAAATTCACGCCAAAGAAGTCTTGAAAATGAAGCGGCGGCTGAACGAGATTCTGCTGCATCATACAGGTCAGACTCTGGAAAAAATTGAGCAGGATACCGACCGCGATAACTTCATGGACTCCGAAGAAGCCAAAGCCTACGGATTGATTGATAACGTTCTGGAGCATCTCGAAGCACCAGGCACCAAAGAATAAATCTTAGTTTTGATAAGCAGGAGGCAGAAGAGGATTCTTCTGCTATGATTGATTTCTGATGAAGCAAACTCTTTCGACATGGATGTCGTTATTGTTGGTTCTCACTCTTTGTGGGTGTGGAGGTCGGGGAAATTCCGATTTGCTGGAAGCCCGCTTGCGTGAACAGGAAGACAATATTTTTGCATTGCAGCGCGATTTGAAAGAATCGCATCAGGCGCTGGAGACAGCCCGTCATCAGACCGAGGCAATGCAAAAACAACTTGTCAAAGCATCCAATGGAACCTTGCTACCTGAGCAGACAAAAGCCCTGTACCAGGTGACTGGCGTCAAAGTCAACAGCCTGTTGACGGGCGGTGTCGACCTCGATAACCAACAAGGCGATGAACTCTGGACAACCCTGATCACCCCCCACGATGCCGACGGAGAAACGGTCAAGTTGCCTGCTGACATGGAACTGGAGCTCGTCGATCTAAGTCAGACCGGTGCCAACCGTCGTGTTGGAATCTGGAACTTTAATAGTCAGGAAGTCCGCTCGCACTGGTACTCCGGCTTTGCTGGCTCCGGGTTTCGCTTTGAACTTCCCTGGCAACGACAGCCCTCTAATGAAGATCTGACACTGGTGGTTCGTATGAAATCACAGGATGGTCGGATCTTCAACACGCAAGCACCGTTGAAAATCAGCCAGGTTGATCAGCCTCAGAAATCAAAGGTGGCTCAGGCTTCTCGAGAACAGCTGACGCCGGTCGAACCCGCGCGCATCTCATTTGAAGAACAAACAGGTGTGGTCATCGAAGAAGATGAAAATCCGTTCGAACCCATTCCCACTGATGACGTGCAACAGGAAGAAGCGGGGGATGATTCTCCGTTCCGCGTGATTCAAGAATAGTCTCAATTCCAGATACCACATATAAAAAGCTCTCATCGGGGAAACCGGATGAGAGCTTGGTTTGTTTGGGGGGGCTCGAATTTTAAATGAGTGCGTTGTCTCTGGCTGCTCGCGTCTTACCCTTGCTGCGGACTATCGCATCGAGTGTGATTTCGCCAGTGCATCT
This genomic interval from Gimesia alba contains the following:
- a CDS encoding DUF1559 family PulG-like putative transporter, yielding MQQQRTPRTLPKRNGFSLLELLVVIVVISILVSLTLPAIYRSSCGSSKITCLNNMRNVGLAVVNFSSGANSELPLLVDPNKVTDADGTNANAHRDDLSWCTTVLPFLDQVRFRQRWDATASLAAQEGATPAQIQALTDLNQTRFPILTCPDDQFNSDPGALSYVVNVGYVTAHYNSANDFAHHPASVDGGLDGDRSTTADIPVKFASGVFWRPYESRMSLDFISEADGMTQTLMLSENLQAGAWSDQDTGNLGFGVDMQGVFQSGSTSLRLPSGFELKNSVTGTDSRICSNLTAAKGQAWRPSSNHPSGAVNVIFCDGSGKSLIPQMDASVYSRLLTPAGQRYNQRAVDGSAF
- a CDS encoding DUF1559 family PulG-like putative transporter; amino-acid sequence: MKTLRIKQKLQRRKGFTLIELLVVITIIGILVSLTLPAIQSARASARKLTCLNNMRNVGLAVVNFSSGANSQLPLLVDPNIETDPAGTRPNDGNDNLSWCTTILPFLDAVGFRQRWDTVANVASQDAATPAQIQALIDLNNTRFPVFTCPDDQFNNDLGALSYAVNVGYVTDNYNATGVGYAATTPTTGVGHHPLGDTALDGAVTSLANAPIKFGTGVFWRPYSSRMSLDFISAADGLTQTLMLSENLQAGEWADQGTGSLGFGIDMEGLPMAAGSLNLSTASPTFNLQNSVTGNDSRIGSNLTAGKGQAWRPSSNHPSGAVNVIFCDGSGKSLTPQMDGGVYARLLTPAGLRYGQAVVDGTSF
- a CDS encoding ClpP family protease; translation: MFDPLSGQMPTQANQRARSYSQQRQMGIGDLLLDNRIIFLDSVINDASANLIVMKLLYLQSENRHQDIHLYVNSPGGSVTSTMAIYDTMQFIECDVATYCVGLAASGGAILVAGGQKNKRYILPHAKMMIHQPYGEVGGQVSDIEIQAKDILDTREVLNKILADHTGQSIDQIALDTSRDRFLTSAESVEYGLVDEVLDRDKEDKNKEQK
- the clpP gene encoding ATP-dependent Clp endopeptidase proteolytic subunit ClpP — its product is MTVLTPYVIEKNGRDERAMDIYSRLLQDRIVMMGSQVNDQVAQSLVAQLLFLQFDDPEADIHFYINSPGGSVTAGMAIYDTMQYISCDVATYCIGQAASMGALLLTAGAPGKRNALPNSRIMIHQPLAGMQGTATDLEIHAKEVLKMKRRLNEILLHHTGQTLEKIEQDTDRDNFMDSEEAKAYGLIDNVLEHLEAPGTKE